The genomic region TCAACAAGGAAGCGCTGGCAAAGACCAAGCCCGGCGTGCGCATCATCAATTGCGCCCGCGGCGGCCTGGTCGATGAAGCAGCGCTGGCCGAAGCCATCAAGTCCGGCCATGTCGCGGGTGCTGCCTTCGACGTGTTCGAGGTCGAGCCGGCCAAGGAAAGCCCGCTCTTCGGCCTGCCGAACGTCGTCTGCACGCCGCATCTCGGGGCTTCGACGACCGAGGCGCAGGAAAACGTTGCTCTCCAGGTCGCCGAGCAGATGGCGGACTACCTCGTCAAGGGTGCGGTCTCCAACGCCATCAACATGCCGTCGATCACCGCGGAAGAAGCACCGATCCTGAAGCCCTTCATCCGCCTCGCCGACGTTCTCGGCGCTTTCGTCGGCCAGGTCACCGAGGAGCCGATCAAGGAAATCGAGATCCTCTATGACGGCATTACCGCCAACATGAACACGCGGGCGCTGACGAGCGCGGTGCTCGCCGGCCTCATCCGCCCGCAGGTCGCCGACGTCAACATGGTTTCGGCGCCGATCATGGTCAAGGAAAAGGGCGTCGTGCTTTCCGAGGTCAAGCGCGACAAGACAGGTGTCTTCGACGGCTATATCAAGCTGACGGTGACGACCGAGAGCATGACGCGTTCGGTCGCTGGCACGGTGTTTTCGGATGGCAAGCCGCGCTTCATCCAGATCAAGGGCATCAACCTCGATGCCGATGTCGGCTCGCACATGATCTACATCACCAATACCGACGTCCCTGGAATGATCGGCTTCATCGGCACGACGCTTGGTACCGCTGGCGTCAACATCGCCAACTTTCAGCTTGGCCGCGACAAGCAGGGCGGCGACGCCATCGCTCTGCTCTATGTCGACGGCGACGTGGATGAAGCCGTGCTTGGGGAACTGACTGCTCACCAGGCGATCCGCCAAGCGAAGCTACTGACCTTCAATATCGACTAATGCAGGTCGCCGGGAAGTGTGCAGCACTTCCCGGATAACGACATGCATAAAACAAAGAGCCAAAGAGCGTCGCATGAATCAAGTTAACTGCGACGCGCTTTAAGTTTGTTCCTCCCAAGGAAAACACAGGAAACCCGGTGCTGGAAGCGGCGCCGGGTTTTTGCTGCATCAGGAATGGAAAAATCTCAGTGGTGCTTGCGTCGGCGGACGATCCGGCCGAGGCGGGCGGCGTCATCCTGCGCCTTGGTGCGATGAAGAAAAGCGAGCCGGCTGCCGTCTAGACCCTGGAAAAACTCGTCCCAGGAAATTTCCTCCATCGGTTTCGAGGAGAAATCGACGCCGACGGTTTCGCTATCCCGGGCGTCCTTGATGCGGGCGGGATGGCCGCCGCGCTCCTCGATCCAGTGTCTGATCCTGTTGTAATCCGCTGTCGTTCCGAACCTGGCCATGAAACCCTCCGCAGAAATTCGATTGCGACATTCATCACCCGCAACGCATGATGGAGTGAAATGTTCCATCGCGTGTAAATTATTTTATCGAATGATTTTCGGTTGAGCCGGTCCTGCTCAAGCATTCGTTATTTTGAGAACTGCAGCCGAACCGGCATAATTCCCATGGGCTGGAAAGGAGAATGTCTATGAAACGCTATTCATTCTCGATAATCGGACTGGCGCTCTTGACCGCCATCATCGCCAATCCGGGCATCGCATTCGCCTGCAACAAGCTGATCGGCACCTGAGCCGCACCCCCCGCTTCCAAGGCGTGGCTTCGGCTGCGCCTTGCTTTGCACGGGGAATCCCAAATCCGCTATCCGAGACCGCCTCTTGCGTCCCGATACAATCCTTTCTATATCGGTTTCTCATCGAGAAGGCGGCCGATCCCGCCTGATATCGGCAAATCCGCCGCAATTGCAGCGCAAGGGCGGATCGAGACCCAAGCAGAATTTGGCACCACCGTTGAACACACTGGATTTTGACAAGCAGCCGGAAGAGACCCGTGTCGTCGTCGCCATGTCGGGCGGCGTCGATTCATCCGTCGTCGCCGGCCTTCTCAAACAGCAGGGTTACGACGTGCTCGGCATCACGCTGCAGCTTTACGACCATGGCGCCGCCGTTCACCGCGCCGGTTCCTGCTGCGCCGGCCAGGATATCGACGATGCGCGCCGCGTCTGCGAAACGCTCGGCATCCCGCATTATGTGCTCGATTACGAAAAGCGCTTTCGCGAGACAGTGATCAATCCCTTCGCCGAAAGCTATGTCGCCGGCGAAACGCCGATTCCCTGCGTTTCCTGCAACCAGACCGTCAAATTCGCCGATCTGCTGGCGACCGCCAAGGAGCTCGGCGCCGATGCGCTGGCGACCGGCCATTATATCCGCTCGCGGCCGAACCCGTCGCCGGAGCATCCCGGCCGCCGCGCGCTTTACCGCCCGGCCGATGCCGACCGTGACCAGAGCTATTTCCTGTTCGCCACGACGCAGGAGCAGATCGACTACCTGCGCTTTCCGCTCGGCGGCCTGCCGAAGGCCGAGACCCGCAGGCTCGCCGAAGAGATGGGTCTGGTCGTCGCCAAGAAGGCCGACAGCCAGGACATCTGCTTCGTGCCGCAGGGCAAATATTCCGACATTATCACCAAGCTGAAGCCGAATGCGGCGCTTGCCGGTGAGATCGTCCATCTCGACGGCCGGGTGCTTGGAACCCATGAGGGCATCCTGCACTTCACCATCGGCCAGCGCCGCGGCATCGGCATCGCCACCGGCGAGCCGCTCTACGTCGTCTTTCTCGACGCTCGCTCGCGCCGCGTCATCGTCGGACCGAAGGAGGCGCTGGAAACCCACCGCGTCTATCTGCGCGACGTCAATTGGCTGGGCGACGAGACGCTTGCGCAAGCTGCCTCCGGCAACGGTTTTGCCTGCTACGCCAAAGTCCGCTCGACACGGGCGCCGGCGCCTGCCGTGCTGCATGTCGATGCAACGGGCACCTATGTCGACCTGACGGTCGGTGAGGCTGGCATCGCCCCCGGCCAGGCCTGCGCGCTTTATTCCGCACCCGGCGACGACGCCCGCGTCTTCGGCGGCGGCTTCATCGAGCGCTCCGAGCGCGAACCTTCGGCCGAGGCCTCGCTCAAGGCCCTTTTGGCCGGCCCCGTCGCTGCCTGAAACCGGTAGGACAGGGCGGCCGGCAAAGCCCACCGTTTTTCTCCATCATGCGCTTGACACAAAGCCGAAGCGCACCTTATAAGCCGCTCATCCCACGAGCCCGCAGCGCTTCGCGAGCAGGTATCGTTTGACCAGTGGCGGAGTAGCTCAGTAGGTCAGAGCAGAGGAATCATAATCCTTGTGTCGGGGGTTCAAATCCCTCCTCCGCTACCACTTTCAAATCATTGGATAATTCGCGAAATTTGAGGCTCGAAATGAGAGCCTCCTTTGATGCCCGTGGTAACACACTGGTAGCAGCGGCCGAACGGGTAGCGGCTGGCCGGCAAAGTCGGTCAGCTTCCGATCTGCGGGATTTCCGCTGGCGCCGAAGGCACGACTATTGCGTCAGAAGCACCATTGGCAGCTTCATCGCCCAAAGGTGGGATGCGGCGGCGATAATAATGGCCCATACGGCAAGCGAGAACGTCACCGCCGCTAACTTGATCCCGACTGGCTGCATCATTTCCTCCGTCCCAGCATCCGTGTCCTCCTCGGACATTCTCATGCTAGCAAACACGCAGG from Rhizobium sp. BT03 harbors:
- the serA gene encoding phosphoglycerate dehydrogenase, which translates into the protein MAPRVLVSDELSETAVQIFRDRGVEVDFEPQLGKDKDRLLDVIGKYDGLAIRSATKVTEKIIQGATNLKVVGRAGIGVDNVDIPAASRRGIIVMNTPFGNSITTAEHAIALMFAVARQLPAADTSTQAGKWEKSKFMGVEITGKTLGVIGAGNIGSIVCARAIGLKMHVVAYDPFLSKERAEEMGVTKVELDELFARADFITLHVPMTDKTRGILNKEALAKTKPGVRIINCARGGLVDEAALAEAIKSGHVAGAAFDVFEVEPAKESPLFGLPNVVCTPHLGASTTEAQENVALQVAEQMADYLVKGAVSNAINMPSITAEEAPILKPFIRLADVLGAFVGQVTEEPIKEIEILYDGITANMNTRALTSAVLAGLIRPQVADVNMVSAPIMVKEKGVVLSEVKRDKTGVFDGYIKLTVTTESMTRSVAGTVFSDGKPRFIQIKGINLDADVGSHMIYITNTDVPGMIGFIGTTLGTAGVNIANFQLGRDKQGGDAIALLYVDGDVDEAVLGELTAHQAIRQAKLLTFNID
- the mnmA gene encoding tRNA 2-thiouridine(34) synthase MnmA, producing the protein MNTLDFDKQPEETRVVVAMSGGVDSSVVAGLLKQQGYDVLGITLQLYDHGAAVHRAGSCCAGQDIDDARRVCETLGIPHYVLDYEKRFRETVINPFAESYVAGETPIPCVSCNQTVKFADLLATAKELGADALATGHYIRSRPNPSPEHPGRRALYRPADADRDQSYFLFATTQEQIDYLRFPLGGLPKAETRRLAEEMGLVVAKKADSQDICFVPQGKYSDIITKLKPNAALAGEIVHLDGRVLGTHEGILHFTIGQRRGIGIATGEPLYVVFLDARSRRVIVGPKEALETHRVYLRDVNWLGDETLAQAASGNGFACYAKVRSTRAPAPAVLHVDATGTYVDLTVGEAGIAPGQACALYSAPGDDARVFGGGFIERSEREPSAEASLKALLAGPVAA